A stretch of Primulina tabacum isolate GXHZ01 chromosome 13, ASM2559414v2, whole genome shotgun sequence DNA encodes these proteins:
- the LOC142522808 gene encoding putative 3-hydroxyisobutyrate dehydrogenase, mitochondrial isoform X5, with translation MKKYSDNGILTKNSPFEVAEECDVVITMLPSSTHVMDVYTGRKGFLSDGNLLRPQLFIDSSTIDPQTSRTVSKAISGCKLKEDRGGSGSPAILDAPVSGGVLSAETGSLTFMSWLRWFQRLLKARALVGGSEQAYMSSKPLLLSMGKNIIHCGGPGNGSAAKICNNLALAVSMLGVSEAFALGQSLGISAHTLTKIFNSSSARCWSSDSYNPVPGVMDGVPASRNYEGGFAAKLMAKDLGLAAVSAKEVGLSSPLTFLAERIFTELCNEGHGVKDFSCVFRHYFSGKDEL, from the exons ATGAAGAAATACTCTGACAATGGCATTCTTACAAAAAATTCACCTTTTGAAGTTGCAGAAGAATGTGATGTTGTAATCACTATGTTGCCATCGTCAACACAT GTGATGGATGTTTACACTGGACGAAAAGGTTTCCTTAGTGATGGGAATTTGCTTAGACCACAACTGTTCATAGATTCCTCTACGATTGATCCTCAAACGTCTAGAACAGTTTCTAAAGCCATTTCTGGTTGTAAATTAAAGGAAGATAGGG GAGGTAGTGGGTCTCCTGCTATATTGGATGCTCCTGTATCTGGTGGTGTTCTATCAGCTGAGACTGGCTCACTCACTTTCATG TCATGGCTCCGTTGGTTCCAACGTCTTTTGAAAGCGAGGGCTCTA GTCGGTGGCTCAGAGCAAGCATATATGTCTTCAAAGCCTTTGCTTCTCTCAATGGGCAAAAACATCATACACTGTGGTGGTCCAGGAAATGGTTCG GCAGCAAAGATTTGTAATAATTTGGCCTTAGCTGTTAGCATGCTTGGGGTTTCTGAAGCCTTTGCACTTGGTCAATCACTTGGAATTTCAGCCCATACTTTAACAAAGATATTTAATTCTTCAAGTGCTCGCTGTTGGAGCAG TGATAGTTACAATCCAGTGCCTGGAGTGATGGATGGAGTGCCAGCTTCTAGGAATTATGAAGGCGGCTTTGCTGCCAAACTAATG GCAAAAGATTTAGGCCTTGCAGCAGTATCAGCCAAAGAAGTTGGCCTATCTAGTCCATTGACGTTTCTAGCAGAGAGGAT ATTCACAGAGCTTTGCAATGAAGGTCATGGGGTAAAGGATTTCTCCTGTGTTTTTCGCCATTATTTTTCTGGGAAGGATGAGTTGTAA
- the LOC142522695 gene encoding putative germin-like protein 2-1 isoform X1, giving the protein MASRFVVLGLLIATCSLALASDPSSLQDFCVADPSGPGIMVNGFACKDPKAAQATDFFFAGLHMSGNTSNPVGSKVTPVTVAQIPGLNTFGISLARIDFAPWGINPPHTHPRATEILIVIEGSLEVGFITSNPENRLITKVLQKGDVFVFPVNLVHFQRSAGYGNAVAIVALSSQNPGVITIANAVFGSNPAIANDILAKSFQTDTKTIDWIQSKF; this is encoded by the exons ATGGCCTCTCGTTTCGTCGTGCTCGGTTTACTGATTGCGACTTGTTCACTGGCATTAGCCTCAGACCCGAGCTCTCTACAAGATTTCTGTGTTGCTGATCCCAGTGGCCCTGGTA TTATGGTGAACGGGTTTGCATGCAAGGATCCCAAGGCTGCGCAGGCAACTGATTTCTTCTTCGCCGGCTTGCACATGTCCGGAAACACTTCTAACCCCGTCGGATCAAAAGTGACACCAGTAACTGTTGCTCAAATTCCAGGACTCAACACATTCGGAATCTCCCTGGCACGTATCGATTTTGCTCCATGGGGGATCAACCCTCCGCACACGCACCCTAGAGCCACTGAGATTCTGATAGTGATTGAAGGCAGTCTTGAGGTGGGATTCATAACATCTAACCCGGAAAATCGTCTGATTACCAAAGTACTTCAAAAGGGCGATGTGTTTGTTTTCCCGGTGAATCTTGTCCACTTTCAAAGGAGTGCTGGATATGGCAATGCAGTTGCCATCGTAGCTTTAAGCAGCCAAAACCCAGGAGTTATCACTATCGCAAATGCAGTCTTCGGTTCGAACCCAGCTATTGCCAATGATATTCTGGCCAAGTCATTCCAGACCGATACTAAAACAATTGACTGGATACAATCCAAGTTCTAG
- the LOC142522649 gene encoding putative germin-like protein 2-1, translating into MASRFVLFVLLVATCSIAFASDPSPLQDFCVADPNGPALVNGFACKDSKIVQANDFFFAGLHLAGNTSNPVGSKVTPVTVAQIPGLNTLGISLARIDFAPWGINPPHTHPRATEILTVIEGSLEVGFVTSNPGNNLTRKVLQKGDVFVFPKGLVHFQRNVGYGNAIAIVGLSSQNPGVINIGNAVFGSKPAIANDLLAKSFQVDTKTVDWIQSKF; encoded by the exons ATGGCGTCCCGTTTCGTTTTGTTTGTGCTATTAGTCGCCACCTGTTCCATTGCTTTCGCATCTGATCCGAGCCCTCTTCAGGATTTCTGCGTCGCTGATCCGAACGGCCCTG CGCTGGTGAATGGTTTTGCATGCAAGGACTCGAAAATCGTCCAAGCAAACGATTTCTTCTTTGCCGGCCTTCATTTAGCGGGCAACACTTCAAATCCTGTGGGGTCAAAAGTGACACCAGTCACCGTGGCTCAAATTCCAGGGCTGAACACTCTCGGAATTTCCTTGGCCCGGATTGATTTTGCGCCCTGGGGGATCAACCCACCGCACACTCACCCTCGAGCAACCGAGATTCTGACAGTTATCGAAGGCAGTCTTGAGGTGGGGTTCGTGACCTCGAACCCCGGAAATAACCTTACCCGAAAAGTACTACAGAAAGGAGACGTGTTCGTGTTCCCGAAAGGTCTCGTTCACTTCCAAAGAAACGTTGGATACGGTAATGCGATAGCCATTGTCGGTCTTAGTAGCCAAAATCCTGGGGTTATCAACATTGGCAATGCGGTTTTCGGATCGAAGCCTGCTATTGCGAACGATCTTCTTGCAAAATCATTCCAGGTCGATACTAAAACAGTGGATTGGATCCAGTCCAAGTTCTGA
- the LOC142522808 gene encoding putative 3-hydroxyisobutyrate dehydrogenase, mitochondrial isoform X1 produces MASCSAYRRWLVSLYRGNSKIITSSILYNKLSWARMSSSSLVSSQFERVGFIGLGNMGSRMANNLIKAGYNVLVHDVNLDVMKKYSDNGILTKNSPFEVAEECDVVITMLPSSTHVMDVYTGRKGFLSDGNLLRPQLFIDSSTIDPQTSRTVSKAISGCKLKEDRGGSGSPAILDAPVSGGVLSAETGSLTFMSWLRWFQRLLKARALVGGSEQAYMSSKPLLLSMGKNIIHCGGPGNGSAAKICNNLALAVSMLGVSEAFALGQSLGISAHTLTKIFNSSSARCWSSDSYNPVPGVMDGVPASRNYEGGFAAKLMAKDLGLAAVSAKEVGLSSPLTFLAERIFTELCNEGHGVKDFSCVFRHYFSGKDEL; encoded by the exons ATGGCTTCTTGTAGTGCTTACAGAAGATGGTTGGTGTCTCtttatagaggcaattccaAGATCATCACTTCatctattttatataataaactCTCTTGGGCTCGCATGAGTTCGTCATCCCTTGTCTCTTCACAATTTGAA AGAGTTGGATTCATAGGGCTGGGAAACATGGGATCTCGAATGGCAAATAACTTGATTAAAGCTGGATACAATGTCCTGGTTCATGATGT AAACCTTGATGTCATGAAGAAATACTCTGACAATGGCATTCTTACAAAAAATTCACCTTTTGAAGTTGCAGAAGAATGTGATGTTGTAATCACTATGTTGCCATCGTCAACACAT GTGATGGATGTTTACACTGGACGAAAAGGTTTCCTTAGTGATGGGAATTTGCTTAGACCACAACTGTTCATAGATTCCTCTACGATTGATCCTCAAACGTCTAGAACAGTTTCTAAAGCCATTTCTGGTTGTAAATTAAAGGAAGATAGGG GAGGTAGTGGGTCTCCTGCTATATTGGATGCTCCTGTATCTGGTGGTGTTCTATCAGCTGAGACTGGCTCACTCACTTTCATG TCATGGCTCCGTTGGTTCCAACGTCTTTTGAAAGCGAGGGCTCTA GTCGGTGGCTCAGAGCAAGCATATATGTCTTCAAAGCCTTTGCTTCTCTCAATGGGCAAAAACATCATACACTGTGGTGGTCCAGGAAATGGTTCG GCAGCAAAGATTTGTAATAATTTGGCCTTAGCTGTTAGCATGCTTGGGGTTTCTGAAGCCTTTGCACTTGGTCAATCACTTGGAATTTCAGCCCATACTTTAACAAAGATATTTAATTCTTCAAGTGCTCGCTGTTGGAGCAG TGATAGTTACAATCCAGTGCCTGGAGTGATGGATGGAGTGCCAGCTTCTAGGAATTATGAAGGCGGCTTTGCTGCCAAACTAATG GCAAAAGATTTAGGCCTTGCAGCAGTATCAGCCAAAGAAGTTGGCCTATCTAGTCCATTGACGTTTCTAGCAGAGAGGAT ATTCACAGAGCTTTGCAATGAAGGTCATGGGGTAAAGGATTTCTCCTGTGTTTTTCGCCATTATTTTTCTGGGAAGGATGAGTTGTAA
- the LOC142522808 gene encoding putative 3-hydroxyisobutyrate dehydrogenase, mitochondrial isoform X3 gives MASCSAYRRWLVSLYRGNSKIITSSILYNKLSWARMSSSSLVSSQFERVGFIGLGNMGSRMANNLIKAGYNVLVHDVNLDVMKKYSDNGILTKNSPFEVAEECDVVITMLPSSTHVMDVYTGRKGFLSDGNLLRPQLFIDSSTIDPQTSRTVSKAISGCKLKEDRGGSGSPAILDAPVSGGVLSAETGSLTFMVGGSEQAYMSSKPLLLSMGKNIIHCGGPGNGSAAKICNNLALAVSMLGVSEAFALGQSLGISAHTLTKIFNSSSARCWSSDSYNPVPGVMDGVPASRNYEGGFAAKLMAKDLGLAAVSAKEVGLSSPLTFLAERIFTELCNEGHGVKDFSCVFRHYFSGKDEL, from the exons ATGGCTTCTTGTAGTGCTTACAGAAGATGGTTGGTGTCTCtttatagaggcaattccaAGATCATCACTTCatctattttatataataaactCTCTTGGGCTCGCATGAGTTCGTCATCCCTTGTCTCTTCACAATTTGAA AGAGTTGGATTCATAGGGCTGGGAAACATGGGATCTCGAATGGCAAATAACTTGATTAAAGCTGGATACAATGTCCTGGTTCATGATGT AAACCTTGATGTCATGAAGAAATACTCTGACAATGGCATTCTTACAAAAAATTCACCTTTTGAAGTTGCAGAAGAATGTGATGTTGTAATCACTATGTTGCCATCGTCAACACAT GTGATGGATGTTTACACTGGACGAAAAGGTTTCCTTAGTGATGGGAATTTGCTTAGACCACAACTGTTCATAGATTCCTCTACGATTGATCCTCAAACGTCTAGAACAGTTTCTAAAGCCATTTCTGGTTGTAAATTAAAGGAAGATAGGG GAGGTAGTGGGTCTCCTGCTATATTGGATGCTCCTGTATCTGGTGGTGTTCTATCAGCTGAGACTGGCTCACTCACTTTCATG GTCGGTGGCTCAGAGCAAGCATATATGTCTTCAAAGCCTTTGCTTCTCTCAATGGGCAAAAACATCATACACTGTGGTGGTCCAGGAAATGGTTCG GCAGCAAAGATTTGTAATAATTTGGCCTTAGCTGTTAGCATGCTTGGGGTTTCTGAAGCCTTTGCACTTGGTCAATCACTTGGAATTTCAGCCCATACTTTAACAAAGATATTTAATTCTTCAAGTGCTCGCTGTTGGAGCAG TGATAGTTACAATCCAGTGCCTGGAGTGATGGATGGAGTGCCAGCTTCTAGGAATTATGAAGGCGGCTTTGCTGCCAAACTAATG GCAAAAGATTTAGGCCTTGCAGCAGTATCAGCCAAAGAAGTTGGCCTATCTAGTCCATTGACGTTTCTAGCAGAGAGGAT ATTCACAGAGCTTTGCAATGAAGGTCATGGGGTAAAGGATTTCTCCTGTGTTTTTCGCCATTATTTTTCTGGGAAGGATGAGTTGTAA
- the LOC142522695 gene encoding putative germin-like protein 2-1 isoform X2, whose amino-acid sequence MASRFVVLGLLIATCSLALASDPSSLQDFCVADPSGPVMVNGFACKDPKAAQATDFFFAGLHMSGNTSNPVGSKVTPVTVAQIPGLNTFGISLARIDFAPWGINPPHTHPRATEILIVIEGSLEVGFITSNPENRLITKVLQKGDVFVFPVNLVHFQRSAGYGNAVAIVALSSQNPGVITIANAVFGSNPAIANDILAKSFQTDTKTIDWIQSKF is encoded by the exons ATGGCCTCTCGTTTCGTCGTGCTCGGTTTACTGATTGCGACTTGTTCACTGGCATTAGCCTCAGACCCGAGCTCTCTACAAGATTTCTGTGTTGCTGATCCCAGTGGCCCTG TTATGGTGAACGGGTTTGCATGCAAGGATCCCAAGGCTGCGCAGGCAACTGATTTCTTCTTCGCCGGCTTGCACATGTCCGGAAACACTTCTAACCCCGTCGGATCAAAAGTGACACCAGTAACTGTTGCTCAAATTCCAGGACTCAACACATTCGGAATCTCCCTGGCACGTATCGATTTTGCTCCATGGGGGATCAACCCTCCGCACACGCACCCTAGAGCCACTGAGATTCTGATAGTGATTGAAGGCAGTCTTGAGGTGGGATTCATAACATCTAACCCGGAAAATCGTCTGATTACCAAAGTACTTCAAAAGGGCGATGTGTTTGTTTTCCCGGTGAATCTTGTCCACTTTCAAAGGAGTGCTGGATATGGCAATGCAGTTGCCATCGTAGCTTTAAGCAGCCAAAACCCAGGAGTTATCACTATCGCAAATGCAGTCTTCGGTTCGAACCCAGCTATTGCCAATGATATTCTGGCCAAGTCATTCCAGACCGATACTAAAACAATTGACTGGATACAATCCAAGTTCTAG
- the LOC142522808 gene encoding putative 3-hydroxyisobutyrate dehydrogenase, mitochondrial isoform X2, with protein sequence MASCSAYRRWLVSLYRGNSKIITSSILYNKLSWARMSSSSLVSSQFERVGFIGLGNMGSRMANNLIKAGYNVLVHDVNLDVMKKYSDNGILTKNSPFEVAEECDVVITMLPSSTHVMDVYTGRKGFLSDGNLLRPQLFIDSSTIDPQTSRTVSKAISGCKLKEDRGSGSPAILDAPVSGGVLSAETGSLTFMSWLRWFQRLLKARALVGGSEQAYMSSKPLLLSMGKNIIHCGGPGNGSAAKICNNLALAVSMLGVSEAFALGQSLGISAHTLTKIFNSSSARCWSSDSYNPVPGVMDGVPASRNYEGGFAAKLMAKDLGLAAVSAKEVGLSSPLTFLAERIFTELCNEGHGVKDFSCVFRHYFSGKDEL encoded by the exons ATGGCTTCTTGTAGTGCTTACAGAAGATGGTTGGTGTCTCtttatagaggcaattccaAGATCATCACTTCatctattttatataataaactCTCTTGGGCTCGCATGAGTTCGTCATCCCTTGTCTCTTCACAATTTGAA AGAGTTGGATTCATAGGGCTGGGAAACATGGGATCTCGAATGGCAAATAACTTGATTAAAGCTGGATACAATGTCCTGGTTCATGATGT AAACCTTGATGTCATGAAGAAATACTCTGACAATGGCATTCTTACAAAAAATTCACCTTTTGAAGTTGCAGAAGAATGTGATGTTGTAATCACTATGTTGCCATCGTCAACACAT GTGATGGATGTTTACACTGGACGAAAAGGTTTCCTTAGTGATGGGAATTTGCTTAGACCACAACTGTTCATAGATTCCTCTACGATTGATCCTCAAACGTCTAGAACAGTTTCTAAAGCCATTTCTGGTTGTAAATTAAAGGAAGATAGGG GTAGTGGGTCTCCTGCTATATTGGATGCTCCTGTATCTGGTGGTGTTCTATCAGCTGAGACTGGCTCACTCACTTTCATG TCATGGCTCCGTTGGTTCCAACGTCTTTTGAAAGCGAGGGCTCTA GTCGGTGGCTCAGAGCAAGCATATATGTCTTCAAAGCCTTTGCTTCTCTCAATGGGCAAAAACATCATACACTGTGGTGGTCCAGGAAATGGTTCG GCAGCAAAGATTTGTAATAATTTGGCCTTAGCTGTTAGCATGCTTGGGGTTTCTGAAGCCTTTGCACTTGGTCAATCACTTGGAATTTCAGCCCATACTTTAACAAAGATATTTAATTCTTCAAGTGCTCGCTGTTGGAGCAG TGATAGTTACAATCCAGTGCCTGGAGTGATGGATGGAGTGCCAGCTTCTAGGAATTATGAAGGCGGCTTTGCTGCCAAACTAATG GCAAAAGATTTAGGCCTTGCAGCAGTATCAGCCAAAGAAGTTGGCCTATCTAGTCCATTGACGTTTCTAGCAGAGAGGAT ATTCACAGAGCTTTGCAATGAAGGTCATGGGGTAAAGGATTTCTCCTGTGTTTTTCGCCATTATTTTTCTGGGAAGGATGAGTTGTAA
- the LOC142522808 gene encoding putative 3-hydroxyisobutyrate dehydrogenase, mitochondrial isoform X4, producing MASCSAYRRWLVSLYRGNSKIITSSILYNKLSWARMSSSSLVSSQFERVGFIGLGNMGSRMANNLIKAGYNVLVHDVNLDVMKKYSDNGILTKNSPFEVAEECDVVITMLPSSTHVMDVYTGRKGFLSDGNLLRPQLFIDSSTIDPQTSRTVSKAISGCKLKEDRGSGSPAILDAPVSGGVLSAETGSLTFMVGGSEQAYMSSKPLLLSMGKNIIHCGGPGNGSAAKICNNLALAVSMLGVSEAFALGQSLGISAHTLTKIFNSSSARCWSSDSYNPVPGVMDGVPASRNYEGGFAAKLMAKDLGLAAVSAKEVGLSSPLTFLAERIFTELCNEGHGVKDFSCVFRHYFSGKDEL from the exons ATGGCTTCTTGTAGTGCTTACAGAAGATGGTTGGTGTCTCtttatagaggcaattccaAGATCATCACTTCatctattttatataataaactCTCTTGGGCTCGCATGAGTTCGTCATCCCTTGTCTCTTCACAATTTGAA AGAGTTGGATTCATAGGGCTGGGAAACATGGGATCTCGAATGGCAAATAACTTGATTAAAGCTGGATACAATGTCCTGGTTCATGATGT AAACCTTGATGTCATGAAGAAATACTCTGACAATGGCATTCTTACAAAAAATTCACCTTTTGAAGTTGCAGAAGAATGTGATGTTGTAATCACTATGTTGCCATCGTCAACACAT GTGATGGATGTTTACACTGGACGAAAAGGTTTCCTTAGTGATGGGAATTTGCTTAGACCACAACTGTTCATAGATTCCTCTACGATTGATCCTCAAACGTCTAGAACAGTTTCTAAAGCCATTTCTGGTTGTAAATTAAAGGAAGATAGGG GTAGTGGGTCTCCTGCTATATTGGATGCTCCTGTATCTGGTGGTGTTCTATCAGCTGAGACTGGCTCACTCACTTTCATG GTCGGTGGCTCAGAGCAAGCATATATGTCTTCAAAGCCTTTGCTTCTCTCAATGGGCAAAAACATCATACACTGTGGTGGTCCAGGAAATGGTTCG GCAGCAAAGATTTGTAATAATTTGGCCTTAGCTGTTAGCATGCTTGGGGTTTCTGAAGCCTTTGCACTTGGTCAATCACTTGGAATTTCAGCCCATACTTTAACAAAGATATTTAATTCTTCAAGTGCTCGCTGTTGGAGCAG TGATAGTTACAATCCAGTGCCTGGAGTGATGGATGGAGTGCCAGCTTCTAGGAATTATGAAGGCGGCTTTGCTGCCAAACTAATG GCAAAAGATTTAGGCCTTGCAGCAGTATCAGCCAAAGAAGTTGGCCTATCTAGTCCATTGACGTTTCTAGCAGAGAGGAT ATTCACAGAGCTTTGCAATGAAGGTCATGGGGTAAAGGATTTCTCCTGTGTTTTTCGCCATTATTTTTCTGGGAAGGATGAGTTGTAA
- the LOC142523465 gene encoding LOW QUALITY PROTEIN: small RNA 2'-O-methyltransferase-like (The sequence of the model RefSeq protein was modified relative to this genomic sequence to represent the inferred CDS: inserted 1 base in 1 codon) — protein MMETVKSTSNAAKKPPMTPKAIIHQRFGDKAIYKVEEVQDLTQNGCPGLAVLQKGPCLYRCTLLLPEIVVVSDSFKRKKDAEQSAAEKAIEKLGIRQKEYKPTILEAWDDLTSRLVFLFANEFLSSLHPLSGHFRAALRREGHFNGCIPVSVIALYDAKIGNICTHINPAAESNPLLVMSLVLKAAAKQNDMVLPFEEQLSLKRRNPYPPEIIQPSTDHGSSLCYGSTIEVIRIPASLYKDVENLKLNIAETGYYLDVIGHELGVNEASNVLISRTIGKASSELRIYSPAPKRQLWDYLSEHDVKQYIHLEEPLNERASYFSGQFIYGDAILASVGYTWKSTDLFHEAVALRTYYRILVNKIPNGAYKISREAILAANLPLAFTTRNNWRGSLPRDILSTICRFHHLSEPVFSVQLISSDSSQDLPGSHKKLEVMEADRDEKSEAVLAASCGRGNLVGSTEASSCEVKIYSKKQELILSCSPQEAYRKQNDAIQSAALKVLSWLNIFLEXPDTSVEKLNEVAEKLDIHLSLHYLSKEFASCHSIHKCGITIAQSLKLLNYSCSGKVVKDEPAFVAVAGQSSGITPSNGSLASVCYSVSLVTDGGRMKEHLESCEEFEFEVGNEAVLPDLEVAVAQMTVGQSSNVQTELVPCELILAAAGDSAATLSLLSSRSCKLEYNITLMRVTEPLEERMEQALFSPPLSQQRVEFAVRHIKEFSAFSLVDFGCGSGSLLDSLLLYPTSLEKIVGVDISRRSLARAAKSLHTKLNSLLGAKDTSSVIKSAVLYDGSITKYDSRLHGFDIATCLEVIEHMEEKDACLFGDVVLSSFCPKFLIVSTPNYEYNVILQGSTPQSQEEDPDEKNQAQSCKFRNHDHKFEWTRSQFNHWASDLAARHNYSVAFSGVGGSADTEPGFASQIAIFRRSDDDYDRVAKMEFGHQYVVLWEWNIEDLLPKKE, from the exons ATGATGGAAACAGTGAAATCCACATCTAACGCTGCGAAAAAGCCACCGATGACACCCAAGGCAATTATACACCAGAGATTTGGTGATAAAGCCATCTATAAGGTTGAGGAAGTACAAGATTTAACTCAAAACGGATGTCCAGGGCTAGCCGTCCTGCAGAAGGGACCCTGCCTCTACCGATGCACCCTACTACTTCCTGAAATTGTTGTTGTCTCTGATTCCTTTAAAAGGAAAAAGGATGCTGAACAATCAGCTGCAGAGAAGGCCATAGAAAAG CTTGGAATTCGTCAGAAAGAATATAAGCCTACCATACTTGAAGCATGGGATGATTTGACTAGCcgtcttgtttttctatttgcTAATGAG TTCCTTTCTTCTCTCCACCCACTCAGTGGTCACTTCAGAGCAGCTTTGAGAAGAGAAGGCCACTTCAATGGTTGTATTCCTGTGTCTGTGATAGCACTTTATGATGCAAAGATTGGTAACATATGTACACACATAAATCCTGCAGCTGAATCGAATCCACTGCTAGTGATGTCACTAGTTCTCAAGGCAGCAGCAAAACAAAATGATATGGTTTTGCCATTTGAGGAGCAACTTTCACTAAAGAGGAGAAACCCGTATCCTCCTGAGATCATACAACCTTCTACAGACCATGGATCAAGCTTGTGTTATGGCAGTACAATTGAAGTAATACGGATTCCAGCTTCACTATACAAGGATGTGGAAAACTTGAAGCTTAACATTGCTGAAACTGGTTATTACCTTGATGTTATTGGTCATGAATTAGGTGTGAATGAGGCTTCCAATGTTCTGATATCCAG AACGATAGGCAAAGCTTCCTCCGAATTGAGAATATATTCCCCTGCTCCCAAGCGACAGCTCTGGGACTATTTGTCAGAGCATGATGTGAAACAATACATTCATCTTGAAGAACCATTAAATGAGAGGGCAAGTTACTTCTCTGGTCAATTTATATATGGTGATGCAATTTTGGCATCTGTCGGTTACACGTGGAAGTCTACTGATCTTTTCCATGAAGCTGTTGCCTTGCGCACATATTATAG GATACTCGTGAACAAGATACCTAACGGGGCATATAAGATATCTAGAGAGGCAATACTCGCTGCTAACTTGCCATTAGCATTTACTACAAGAAACAATTGGAGAGGATCCTTGCCAAGGGACATCCTTTCTACCATCTGTCGTTTTCATCATCTATCTGAACCTGTTTTCTCTGTTCAATTAATTTCATCGGATTCATCTCAAGATTTACCTGGATCCCATAAAAAGCTGGAAGTCATGGAGGCTGATAGAGATGAAAAAAGTGAAGCAGTCCTTGCTGCTAGCTGTGGCCGTGGCAATCTGGTGGGATCTACTGAAGCATCTAGTTGTGAAGTAAAAATATATTCCAAAAAGCAGGAGTTGATCTTAAGCTGCTCGCCTCAAGAAGCTTATAGAAAGCAGAACGATGCCATCCAGAGTGCTGCTTTGAAAGTTCTATCTTGGTTGAATATATTTCTTG AACCTGACACATCTGTGGAGAAGCTGAACGAAGTTGCCGAAAAACTTGACATTCACTTATCTCTTCATTACCTCTCGAAGGAGTTTGCATCATGCCATTCTATTCATAAATGTGGAATCACAATTGCACAATCTCTCAAACTATTAAACTATAGCTGCAGTGGTAAAGTAGTTAAAGATGAACCGGCTTTTGTTGCTGTTGCGGGTCAAAGTTCTGGAATTACTCCCTCGAATGGCTCTCTAGCTTCTGTATGTTACTCTGTTTCGTTGGTCACTGATGGAGGCCGCATGAAGGAACACCTTGAAAGTTGTGAAGAGTTTGAATTTGAGGTAGGTAACGAAGCAGTGCTGCCTGATCTTGAAGTTGCTGTAGCACAAATGACTGTTGGCCAGTCTTCTAATGTTCAAACGGAATTGGTTCCCTGTGAGCTTATTTTGGCAGCAGCTGGTGATTCTGCAGCAACTTTATCGTTATTATCTTCAA GAAGCTGCAAATTGGAGTACAATATAACTCTAATGCGGGTGACAGAACCATTGGAAGAGAGGATGGAGCAAGCTTTATTCAGTCCCCCTCTGTCACAGCAGCGTGTTGAATTTGCAGTGCGACATATTAAAGAATTTTCTGCATTCTCGTTG GTTGATTTTGGTTGCGGTTCTGGAAGTTTATTGGATTCTTTGCTATTGTATCCTACCTCtctggaaaaaattgtaggtgTTGATATTTCGCGGAGAAGTCTTGCACGGGCAGCCAAG TCCCTGCACACAAAATTAAACAGCTTATTGGGTGCCAAGGATACATCTAGCGTGATCAAGTCTGCAGTGCTATATGATGGCTCTATCACGAAATATGATTCCCGATTGCATGGTTTTGATATTGCAACTTGCTTGGAG GTGATTGAGCATATGGAGGAGAAAGACGCGTGTTTATTTGGTGATGTAGTCCTCAGCTCTTTCTGCCCCAAGTTTCTTATTGTCTCTACCCCAAACTACGAGTACAATGTCATTCTTCAGGGATCTACGCCACAAAGCCAAGAAGAGGATCCAGATGAAAAAAATCAAGCCCAGAGCTGTAAATTCCGAAATCATGACCATAAATTTGAATGGACTAGATCACAGTTTAATCACTGGGCATCTGATTTGGCTGCTAGACATAATTACAGTGTTGCATTTAGTGGCGTTGGGGGATCTGCTGATACTGAACCTGGTTTTGCGTCCCAAATCGCTATATTTAGAAGATCCGATGATGACTATGATCGTGTGGCAAAAATGGAGTTTGGTCATCAATATGTAGTCCTATGGGAGTGGAACATCGAAGATCTGCTCCCAAAAAAAGAATAG